CGATCGCTCACCATAAAGTAGGCGCGACGAGCGTATTCTTTCACCATGCGAGACGTGTTGAAGCGAGGCGTATTGAGATAAATCGCATCCTTCATTTTGGCGACCCAGCCTCGGGGGATGTCGTTTTCATCGCGATCGTAAAAGAGTGGCACCACTTCTTTTTCAATCAGCTCATACAGCGCATTCGCTTCGACCTCATCCTGGTAATCGGGGTCGTCATATTCTTCACCAGAGCCGATCGCCCACCCCGTTCTCACGTAGTCGGCCTCATCCCACCAACCATCGAGCACGCTCAGATTCAGCAACCCATTCATCGCCGCTTTCATGCCGCTGGTGCCGGAGGCTTCGCGAGGCCGCCGGGGATTGTTGAGCCAGATATCGGCCCCCGCCACCATGGCGCGAGCGATGTGAATGTCGTAGTTAGGGACAAACACAATCGAGCTATCGAGTCCTTTATCCCGGGTGAAATGGATGATGCTGCGGATGAGCTCTTTGCCGGGAATATCTTTGGGGTGCGCCTTGCCCGCAATCACAAACTGGACGCGCTGCCGCCGCTGGCCGTCGCCAGTGATAATTTTACGAATGCGGTCTAAATCGTGGAGAAATAAGGTGGCGCGTTTATAGGTGGCAAACCGTCGCGCAAAGCCAATCGTCAAAACGGCGGGGTCTAGAATTTCGGCCGCTTTGGCCACCTCGGTAGGGGCGGCATCGCGCTCGAGCAAGCTTTTCTGTAAATGGCTCCGCGCATACTTCACCAACTGCGAGCGACAGAGTTCGTGGTTGCGCCACAGCTCTTCGTCCGGAATGGATTGAACCCGCTCCCAGAGGTCATCTTTGGCCCCTGCCTGTGACCAGTTTGGCCCGAGGTAGCGATCGTAGAGTTCTTGCGTCGACTTAGCCACGCAACTACGAGCATGGACGCCATTCGTGATGGCGGTGATCGGCACTTCTGCTTGGGGCAGGTCTTGCCATAGCCCACCAAACATCTCCCGCGAAACGGCACCGTGGAGCTGACTGACGCCGTTGACAAAGGAGGCGGTTTTAATGGCTAACACCGCCATGCTAAAGGGGGTAGAGAGATCGCCCGTATCTTCGCGACCTAACGCGAGAAATTCATCATCGGAGAGGCCAAATTTGCGGGCGTAGCGACCGAGATAGTACAGAATTTTGTCAGAACTGAACAGGTCGATGCCCGCCGGTACCGGAGTGTGGGTCGTAAAAATTTGGCTGGACGCTGCCATCTGCAAAGCTTCTGGATAGGCCAGTCCGTCACGCTCCATAAAACGGCGAATCCGCTCTAGGGCGAGGAAGGCGGAATGACCCTCATTCATGTGGTAAGCGGTGGGCTTGAGTCCCAGCGCTTCGAGCATGCGGACGCCCCCAATGCCCAGCATGATTTCTTGGTGAATCCGCATGTCGATATCGCCCCCGTAAAGGCGATCGCAGATGTCTTGGTCGTATTGATTGTTCGGCTCGATGTTGGTGTCCAACAAATAGAGCGGTACGGTGCCGACCTGCACGCGCCAGATGCGGGCATAGACCGTGCGACCAGGATATTCCACCGCGATGCGCATCTCGGAGCCCTGATCGTCGCGCTCTAGTTCCAGCGGCATATTGTAAAAGTCATTGACCGGATAGCGCTCTTGCTGCCAGCCATCGGCGTTGAAATATTGCGCAAAGTAGCCTTCTTGATAGAGCAGGCCCACACCCACCAGCGGTAAGCCTAGATCGCTGGCTGATTTGAGATGATCGCCCGCCAGTACTCCTAAACCGCCAGAGTACACCGGCATACAAGAGGTCAGCCCAAACTCCATCGAAAAGTAGGCATAGCATTCGTCTGATTGCGGCCGATTGCGGTGGTGCCAGGTGCGCTCGCTCAGATAATCATCCAGGCGCTGCACGGCTCGATCAGCTTGGGCGACAAAGCCCTCGTCATCCGCGATCGCCTGCAACCGCTGCTGATTGATCATCCCCAACATCAGCACCGGGTTGTAATGGCTGGATTCCCACAGGTCGGGGTCAAGTCGGCGAAATAGCTCGATCGTATCGACATCCCAATCCCACTGCAGGTTATAGGCCAGCTTCTTTAATCCGGCCAGGCGCGGGGGCAAGGCAGGGGTGACGTTAAAGGTGCGAATTGGGCGCATAGTTCCAGAATGTCTGATGTCTATAGAGCGTTAATGATGCGATCGCAGTCTACAGAGGATATGGATTTATCGCCTCTGACGACAGCAATAACAGTAATTGTGACGGTCAATACCAGCGCCGCTGAGACCCTTAACACTCTTTTGGGGATTGTTATCTCAAAACATTGAGTTATGTACGCAATGTTCAACTGGGTGGGTTGATCCATAACTGCACAGATTCGTCCGAGGGAACCCTCTCCTGAATCCGATATTTTCCGGTTCATCGCTGTGGCAAATTTTTGTGATGGCAGCGATCGTCGGTGTCTTCATCAGACCACATCAGGCTTTCACGGATTCAAGCCAGCGCTTCAGATGCGGTTCCAATCACAAAATTTGCCCGCTCAATTCAGCGGAGCTTCATCAAATCGACGAGAAAATCTAATTCTTTAACCTGTCCTTTACGTCGGCTCGGTAGTATCTCACAGAACAACGTGCGAAAACTGATAATCGAACGTGAGGGAGATTTTGAGATGATATCGATCAAGCAATTTGCTTATTCTTTGTCACTGGTGGCCCTGTTGGGTAGCGCCGTGGCTTGTGGTGCTCCTACTGATACAGCTGACACCACCACTGAAGAAGGTGGGGAAGAAGTTGCCGCCACCGACGGCGGTTCTGATTTAGAAGGCTCTATCACCGTTGACGGTTCCAGCACCGTTTTCCCGATTTCGGAAGCCATGGCTGAGGAATTCCAAATCGCCAACCCAGGTGTGCGGATTACAGTCGGCGCTTCGGGGACTGGCGGCGGCTTCGAGAAGTTCTGTAATGGGGAAACTCAAATTTCCAACGCTTCTCGCGGTGTCAAGCAAGAAGAGATCGACAACTGTGCTGAAAACGGCATCGAAATGATTGAGGTGCCGGTGGCCACTGACGCATTGTCAGTTGTGGTTAACAACGATAATGATTGGGCGGCCTGTATGACCATTGAGCAGCTCAACACCATGTGGGCTCCGGAAGCTGAGGGCACGG
Above is a genomic segment from Leptolyngbya iicbica LK containing:
- the glgP gene encoding alpha-glucan family phosphorylase encodes the protein MRPIRTFNVTPALPPRLAGLKKLAYNLQWDWDVDTIELFRRLDPDLWESSHYNPVLMLGMINQQRLQAIADDEGFVAQADRAVQRLDDYLSERTWHHRNRPQSDECYAYFSMEFGLTSCMPVYSGGLGVLAGDHLKSASDLGLPLVGVGLLYQEGYFAQYFNADGWQQERYPVNDFYNMPLELERDDQGSEMRIAVEYPGRTVYARIWRVQVGTVPLYLLDTNIEPNNQYDQDICDRLYGGDIDMRIHQEIMLGIGGVRMLEALGLKPTAYHMNEGHSAFLALERIRRFMERDGLAYPEALQMAASSQIFTTHTPVPAGIDLFSSDKILYYLGRYARKFGLSDDEFLALGREDTGDLSTPFSMAVLAIKTASFVNGVSQLHGAVSREMFGGLWQDLPQAEVPITAITNGVHARSCVAKSTQELYDRYLGPNWSQAGAKDDLWERVQSIPDEELWRNHELCRSQLVKYARSHLQKSLLERDAAPTEVAKAAEILDPAVLTIGFARRFATYKRATLFLHDLDRIRKIITGDGQRRQRVQFVIAGKAHPKDIPGKELIRSIIHFTRDKGLDSSIVFVPNYDIHIARAMVAGADIWLNNPRRPREASGTSGMKAAMNGLLNLSVLDGWWDEADYVRTGWAIGSGEEYDDPDYQDEVEANALYELIEKEVVPLFYDRDENDIPRGWVAKMKDAIYLNTPRFNTSRMVKEYARRAYFMVSDRLHQLRADQYAPAKELAAWHTHLSEHWYDMKIKAIDIAAPSALQVNETFNVQAKIALGQLSPEDLLVELYQGTVQVDGEMHTGISIAMDYQGQDADGNSLYAAEMQYVTSGLQGLSLRLLPRHRYLHSSLEPRLILWANPEAVAINMTSSIPDVPPTPAASQA